From Mercenaria mercenaria strain notata unplaced genomic scaffold, MADL_Memer_1 contig_1032, whole genome shotgun sequence, the proteins below share one genomic window:
- the LOC123552907 gene encoding gelsolin-related protein of 125 kDa-like codes for MEKCWLCTRVFYNVTELKAHLVSSAHRRQSVVCPWCFREERTFTRVNDLYVHCKQRHFAATNHVPKNVFGVAAGFYMAIYPVDYAKIVTPSPWDSTEGMEVRRIMSKWIHSLVEPAVKSRNWRRGWRNGLKEKVLGTMKQESKKEKSVEKQTSKESKSEKSSEKKPRKESKKEKSEEKLVKEVIRNVEKKSVQESYDGVLDLSVKKRKRIQILSESDSEDSDSETKRNDDEGKLCKGKEGSRDKTSKHERKKLKSGDENKAVVKNNKDEKIAEKKTENKSEEKDNEKRVKEREVGSKHQNEEKQQKNEDSDDKCKETTGRVNVDIEIGGEKKALQEEIEESNQGNVSEEVKEKGGNEGSFNKVIDDEGNKPELTDESKKDDKRKDLDEYVKELWALDSAYGKGNQMELNVNEKGDCQENVNDENKIDEKNENISDKTDECIKTKEKEDEPVVMTEEKEVQLAVASVLNDYDNKTDVDINNNEKKVEDMKNQSEIPGQCVTKQEEKAKVSKSQSQNNLKRKLKWARDPLTGQVRKIIDKPSNTLNADIPNKKQTLTEEKPKPEYTCTKLNPGTEMYSQQARELLSTGVMPLVPPARRDWNGQKMELDIGEKTLEWPPSGWLKMTPDRKLLA; via the coding sequence ATGGAGAAATGCTGGCTATGCACTCGAGTGTTTTATAATGTCACGGAACTCAAGGCACATCTTGTCTCTAGCGCACATAGGCGTCAATCTGTTGTGTGTCCCTGGTGCTTTAGGGAAGAGCGTACTTTCACCAGAGTAAACGATCTGTATGTTCACTGCAAACAGAGACACTTTGCAGCTACCAACCACGTACCAAAGAATGTCTTTGGTGTAGCTGCAGGATTTTACATGGCAATCTACCCAGTGGACTATGCAAAAATTGTAACACCATCTCCATGGGACTCCACAGAAGGTATGGAGGTACGGCGCATCATGAGCAAGTGGATTCATTCCTTAGTAGAACCAGCTGTAAAAAGTAGAAATTGGAGGAGGGGTTGGAGGAACGGTCTGAAAGAGAAAGTGTTAGGAACGATGAAGCAAGAAAGTAAAAAGGAGAAGTCGGTCGAGAAACAAACCAGTAAGGAAAGTAAAAGTGAGAAGTCGTCTGAGAAAAAGCCTAGAAAGGAGAGTAAGAAGGAGAAGTCTGAAGAGAAACTAGTCAAAGAAGTAATTAGAAATGTAGAAAAGAAAAGTGTGCAAGAAAGCTATGATGGCGTACTAGACTTGAGTgttaagaaaagaaaaaggatACAGATTTTAAGTGAAAGCGACAGTGAGGACAGTGATAGTGAAACTAAAAGAAATGATGATGAGGGAAAATTGTGTAAGGGAAAAGAAGGCAGTAGAGATAAGACTAGTAAGCatgaaagaaaaaagttaaaaagtggTGATGAAAATAAGGCAGTAGTTAAGAATAACAAGGATGAAAAGATTGCAGAGAAGAAAACTGAGAATAAGTCTGAGGAAAAAGATAATGAGAAAAGAGTGAAGGAACGTGAAGTGGGAAGTAAGCATCAGAATGAAGAGAAACAGCAGAAAAATGAAGACAGTGACGATAAATGTAAGGAGACCACAGGAAGAGTTAATGTGGACATTGAAATTGGAGGAGAGAAGAAGGCTTTACAAGAAGAAATAGAGGAAAGTAATCAAGGAAATGTAAGTGAAGAAGTAAAGGAAAAAGGTGGAAATGAAGGTAGTTTCAATAAGGTGATAGATGATGAAGGAAATAAGCCAGAGTTGACTGATGAGAGTAAAAAGGACGATAAAAGAAAAGACCTGGACGAATATGTAAAAGAGTTGTGGGCGTTAGATAGTGCATATGGAAAAGGAAACCAAATGGAACTGAATGTAAATGAAAAAGGGGACTGTCAAGAAAATGTAAATGATGAGAACAAGATTgatgaaaagaatgaaaacatATCAGACAAGACAGATGAATGtataaaaacgaaagaaaaagaaGATGAACCAGTAGTAATGACAGAGGAAAAGGAAGTCCAGTTAGCTGTAGCCTCTGTACTAAATGACTATGACAATAAAACAGATGTAGACATAAACAATAATGAGAAAAAGGTAGAAGACATGAAAAATCAAAGTGAAATCCCTGGACAATGTGTaacaaaacaagaagaaaaggCAAAAGTCAGTAAGTCACAATCTCAGaataacttaaaaagaaaattaaagtgGGCAAGGGATCCATTGACGGGACAAGTAAGGAAGATAATAGACAAACCATCCAATACATTAAACGCAGATATACCAAACAAGAAACAAACATTAACAGAAGAGAAACCAAAGCCCGAGTATACGTGTACAAAATTAAATCCTGGAACCGAGATGTATAGTCAACAGGCACGGGAACTTTTAAGCACTGGAGTGATGCCACTGGTTCCTCCAGCTAGAAGAGACTGGAATGGACAGAAAATGGAGTTAGACATTGGGGAGAAAACATTAGAATGGCCTCCTAGTGGTTGGTTGAAAATGACACCAGACCGAAAGCTTCTGGCCTAG